A part of Lacibacter sp. H407 genomic DNA contains:
- a CDS encoding alpha-amylase family glycosyl hydrolase, protein MKTLFLSIKLLLTTVTFSFAQNSYQLYPSNWWIGMKYNKLQVMIHGADVGKHTGFAINYPGVTLNKVNKFKNSNYIILDVTITQTAKPGTVAIRSKGTNGKAEKFDFVLQPRRPGRGLAFANGATSSDLMYLIMPDRFSNGDVSNDRVPGMLDQTLRRDTVFNRHGGDLKGIENKLDYLSDLGVTALWLNPVIENDMPERTEHGYAFTNHYRVDRRLGGDDAYKQLIKAAHAKGMKVIQDAVYNHVGLQHVLFKDQPDSTWFHRWPKFTQTNYKDQVLFDQYAAASDKKIMSDGWFVTSMPDWDQSNPFVANFLIQHAVWTVEEYGIDGWRIDTYAYNDLAFMNRCNKALYDEYPSISIFGETWVHGVPNQSFFCENNYNLKYKSNLQATTDFQTLFYGIQPACNEKFGWTEGVNKLYTTAAQDFLYKNPMRQVIFLDNHDLPRFYSVVGEDTSKYKMAFAWMLTFRGIPQMYYGNEILMTGFTSPNDGYVRQDFPGGWEGDQANKFTEAGRTQKENNIFNYIKRLANYRKTSSAIKTGKMMQFYPTDGVYVYFRYDDKQTVMCVMNTNAEPKTIDLNRFMERIGSSQTAFDVAAGVAFRLEKNLQLMPMSNLVLELK, encoded by the coding sequence ATGAAAACATTATTTCTTTCGATCAAGTTACTGTTAACAACAGTAACTTTTTCATTTGCACAAAACAGTTATCAATTATATCCATCCAATTGGTGGATCGGGATGAAGTACAACAAACTGCAAGTGATGATCCATGGTGCAGATGTTGGTAAGCATACAGGTTTTGCGATCAACTATCCCGGAGTTACGCTGAACAAAGTGAACAAGTTTAAAAATTCGAATTACATCATACTGGATGTTACGATTACACAAACAGCAAAACCGGGAACCGTTGCGATCCGTTCAAAAGGAACCAATGGCAAAGCGGAGAAATTTGATTTTGTATTGCAGCCTCGCAGGCCCGGAAGAGGATTGGCATTTGCCAATGGAGCCACCTCATCGGATCTGATGTATCTGATTATGCCTGATCGTTTCAGCAATGGAGATGTGTCCAATGATCGTGTGCCCGGCATGCTTGATCAAACCTTGCGTCGTGATACAGTGTTCAATCGTCATGGCGGCGATTTGAAAGGAATAGAAAACAAACTTGATTACTTGAGTGATCTCGGAGTTACGGCGTTATGGCTGAATCCTGTTATTGAAAATGATATGCCGGAACGAACAGAGCATGGCTATGCATTTACAAATCATTACCGTGTTGACCGGAGATTAGGTGGCGATGATGCATACAAACAACTCATCAAAGCTGCACATGCAAAAGGAATGAAAGTAATTCAGGATGCAGTATATAATCATGTAGGGTTGCAACATGTGTTGTTCAAAGATCAACCCGATAGTACATGGTTTCATCGCTGGCCCAAATTCACACAAACAAATTACAAGGATCAGGTTTTGTTTGATCAATACGCAGCAGCATCAGATAAAAAGATCATGAGTGATGGATGGTTTGTAACATCAATGCCTGATTGGGATCAGAGCAATCCGTTTGTTGCGAATTTTTTAATTCAACATGCTGTATGGACGGTTGAAGAATATGGTATCGATGGCTGGCGGATTGACACTTATGCATACAATGATCTCGCATTTATGAATCGTTGCAACAAGGCCTTGTATGATGAATATCCTTCCATCAGCATTTTTGGTGAAACATGGGTGCACGGTGTGCCCAACCAAAGTTTCTTTTGCGAAAACAATTACAATCTTAAATACAAGAGTAACCTGCAGGCCACAACCGATTTTCAAACATTGTTTTATGGTATTCAACCGGCGTGTAATGAGAAATTTGGCTGGACAGAAGGGGTAAACAAACTTTATACAACTGCAGCGCAGGATTTTTTGTATAAGAATCCAATGCGGCAGGTGATCTTTTTAGACAATCACGATCTGCCACGTTTTTATTCTGTAGTGGGAGAGGATACCTCGAAATATAAAATGGCATTCGCCTGGATGCTAACGTTCAGGGGTATTCCACAAATGTATTACGGCAATGAAATATTAATGACCGGATTTACATCGCCGAATGATGGATACGTACGTCAGGATTTTCCCGGCGGATGGGAAGGCGATCAGGCAAATAAATTTACGGAGGCAGGACGCACACAAAAAGAAAATAATATTTTCAATTACATCAAACGATTGGCAAATTACCGCAAAACATCATCGGCTATTAAGACGGGAAAGATGATGCAGTTTTACCCAACAGACGGTGTATATGTGTATTTCCGTTATGATGACAAGCAAACGGTGATGTGTGTAATGAATACCAATGCAGAGCCAAAGACGATCGATCTCAACCGTTTCATGGAACGCATCGGCAGTTCTCAAACAGCATTTGATGTGGCTGCAGGTGTTGCATTTCGTTTAGAGAAGAATTTACAATTGATGCCAATGTCGAATTTGGTATTGGAGTTGAAGTAA
- a CDS encoding NAD(P)-dependent alcohol dehydrogenase, with amino-acid sequence MKAAVHTKYGPPEVVTIREVPKPVPAAGELLVKVYASTVNRTDCGFRSASYFISRFWSGLFKPRYQTLGCEFAGEVEAVGLNVTSFKPGDKVFGFNDVEFGGHAEYLVIKESAAVEQIPAGFDFHNAAALTEGAHYALCDLRAAREESGQNVMVYGATGAIGSAAVQLLKHMDAIVTAVCGTTDVAMVRSLGADVVVDYQQTDFTKTATKFDVVFDAVGKTSFSVCKKILAPKGIYISTELGKGGANVFLALLTPLGGGKKVLFPLPTINKADMVYLKELAEQKKFKPLIDRSYPLSEIVEAYKYVETGQKKGNVIITIA; translated from the coding sequence ATGAAAGCAGCTGTTCATACAAAGTACGGTCCGCCGGAAGTAGTAACAATCAGGGAAGTACCCAAACCTGTACCTGCAGCAGGCGAATTATTAGTGAAAGTATATGCATCAACTGTTAACCGAACCGATTGTGGTTTCCGAAGTGCCAGCTATTTTATTTCCCGTTTCTGGAGTGGGTTATTTAAGCCACGTTATCAAACATTAGGCTGCGAATTTGCCGGTGAAGTAGAAGCAGTTGGACTAAATGTAACATCATTTAAACCCGGTGATAAAGTATTTGGTTTTAATGATGTTGAATTCGGCGGACATGCTGAATATCTTGTCATCAAAGAATCAGCAGCAGTAGAGCAAATCCCCGCCGGTTTTGATTTTCATAACGCTGCTGCATTAACTGAAGGTGCACATTATGCATTGTGCGATTTGCGTGCAGCTAGAGAAGAGAGTGGTCAAAACGTAATGGTCTATGGCGCAACAGGAGCCATCGGCTCGGCAGCTGTACAACTTTTGAAACACATGGATGCAATTGTAACTGCAGTTTGTGGCACAACAGATGTTGCAATGGTACGATCGCTTGGTGCAGATGTGGTTGTTGATTACCAACAAACAGATTTCACAAAAACTGCAACAAAGTTTGATGTGGTATTCGATGCCGTTGGCAAAACTTCATTTTCAGTTTGTAAAAAAATACTTGCTCCCAAAGGAATATATATCTCCACAGAATTAGGAAAGGGTGGAGCGAATGTATTCCTTGCATTATTGACTCCGCTTGGTGGCGGAAAGAAAGTGTTATTTCCATTGCCCACGATCAATAAAGCTGATATGGTTTATTTAAAAGAACTTGCTGAACAAAAGAAATTCAAACCATTGATTGACCGAAGCTATCCGTTGTCCGAAATTGTAGAAGCGTATAAGTATGTGGAAACCGGACAAAAAAAAGGCAATGTTATTATAACAATTGCCTGA
- a CDS encoding GLPGLI family protein: protein MKKYFLSILIIAIGFAAEAQVKFIGNGRIEFEKRTNQFVFFEGENEDNPWMVEMKKSYPKMVSETYVMEFNEEKTMYKMLKEDPAGKYVWGRKPSETDVVVKDMRNNQISLQRDIFEQTYLVKDSIRNYQWRITNETRTIAGFECRKAVTIICDSVYIVAFYTEEITVSSGPESFGGLPGMILGLAVPRLQMTWFATKVELKEPSAVTLAPKQKGKTVTWNTYEKDLSKAMSDWGKEGARRLWTSLL from the coding sequence ATGAAAAAATATTTTTTATCAATTCTCATAATCGCAATCGGGTTTGCTGCTGAGGCACAAGTTAAATTCATTGGCAACGGACGCATTGAATTTGAAAAACGAACAAATCAGTTTGTTTTTTTTGAAGGGGAAAATGAAGACAACCCATGGATGGTGGAAATGAAAAAATCGTATCCAAAAATGGTGAGCGAAACGTATGTGATGGAATTCAACGAGGAGAAAACGATGTACAAAATGCTGAAGGAGGATCCGGCTGGAAAATATGTGTGGGGCCGCAAACCAAGTGAAACGGATGTTGTGGTAAAAGATATGCGTAACAACCAGATTTCTTTGCAACGTGATATTTTTGAGCAAACTTATTTAGTAAAAGACAGCATCCGCAATTATCAATGGCGCATTACTAACGAAACAAGAACCATCGCAGGCTTTGAATGCCGCAAAGCAGTAACCATTATCTGCGATAGTGTTTACATTGTTGCATTTTATACAGAAGAGATCACTGTTAGCAGCGGACCTGAAAGTTTTGGCGGCTTGCCCGGTATGATACTGGGGCTTGCAGTACCACGTTTACAAATGACCTGGTTTGCGACAAAGGTTGAATTGAAGGAGCCATCGGCTGTAACACTTGCTCCTAAACAAAAAGGCAAAACCGTAACATGGAACACGTATGAAAAAGACCTGAGCAAAGCCATGAGTGATTGGGGAAAAGAAGGTGCGAGGCGATTGTGGACCAGTTTGCTTTAG
- a CDS encoding outer membrane beta-barrel protein, which produces MSPKLFLLLCVSIFCSAQAFSQTNRVSGSITDTSTGKKLSQAVISLIRTQDSILTKFTRTNEQGYYEINNIPNGKYVLMVSFPGYAEFVDELELNGDALVSRSATIIPRSKLLEEIIIQQKVAAIRIKGDTTEYKADSFKVDANSNVQELLKRLPGLQVNSKGEITAQGQKVEKILVDGEEFFSDDPAVVTQNLRANLVDKVQVFDKKSEQAEFTGVDDGQKTKTINLELKEDKKKGYFGKIEAGTDFDNYRTGKAMINSFKKKQKIAAYITHNNTTFEGLNWNEQRNFGSSDNSNMQIMDDGAMMMWSDGGDDFARGQGLPQSTTGGFSYINKWNKDKNSINGSYQFNDQTVNGRNGSITQTLLPDTSFTNTTTEIFNTFRRRNKLNLLYDWAIDSSSSLKVKAGGSIVNGTRENEFTGESISEDGRTINEQNRRTTAVTENQDFTSELSYRKRLKKAGRTISYTGNFSINNKIGDGFLFSDNTFYDANGQQSGFQEFDQKKTNNERQQVIQNSLIYTEPLSKTWFLELTYKNNFSRNDAERNTLEKPLSNDKYTEIVDTLSNHFLFRTSDNSGGFSFRFNGKKIVTSFGTAVGYTNFKLEDLNTTQTRNIGFTNLLPRASIRFTPKKQKSFTLTYNGTTQNPTLQQINPIIDNIDPLNITVGNPDLKQAFRHNFSISMNDYKIIKSKQFYLSGNFSFVNNAITNSNTLNILTGERTNKSINTNGNYNGSVWSMYGFEVIKGVNLNFNGSGNVSRFINEVNGIRNVSDNYSVGLGVGMGKWGDKWINFNFSIEPRYNYSKSSINKGIVTNYWSASAYPYVDIKFKKQKLYFNLDGNFTMYQQTTTFANQRNVFLINAAVRKTFGKTEAFELKLSVNDLLNQNLGIRRSINSNFISENTFQNIRRFGLLTFTWNFTKNGTPSNF; this is translated from the coding sequence ATGTCACCGAAACTATTTCTGCTACTATGTGTAAGTATTTTTTGTTCTGCACAAGCCTTTAGTCAAACCAATCGTGTCTCCGGGAGTATTACCGATACCAGCACTGGAAAGAAATTAAGCCAGGCCGTTATTTCACTAATCCGAACACAGGATTCCATTCTTACAAAGTTTACACGAACCAATGAGCAAGGTTATTATGAGATCAACAATATTCCCAATGGGAAGTATGTCCTCATGGTGAGCTTTCCCGGTTATGCTGAATTTGTGGACGAACTGGAATTGAACGGCGATGCGTTGGTGAGCCGGAGTGCTACCATTATTCCCCGAAGTAAATTGCTGGAAGAAATTATTATTCAACAGAAGGTGGCAGCCATCCGAATTAAAGGCGACACGACCGAATACAAGGCGGATAGTTTTAAAGTGGATGCCAACTCCAATGTACAGGAATTGTTGAAACGATTACCTGGACTACAAGTGAACTCGAAAGGAGAAATTACGGCACAGGGACAGAAAGTTGAAAAGATATTGGTAGACGGAGAAGAATTTTTTAGTGACGACCCTGCAGTAGTAACGCAAAACCTGCGTGCAAATTTGGTTGATAAAGTACAGGTGTTTGATAAAAAAAGTGAACAGGCTGAATTTACAGGAGTAGATGATGGGCAAAAAACAAAAACGATCAATCTTGAATTGAAAGAGGATAAGAAAAAAGGTTACTTCGGAAAAATTGAAGCAGGCACTGATTTCGATAACTACCGAACGGGGAAAGCCATGATCAATTCATTTAAGAAGAAACAAAAGATTGCTGCATATATAACTCATAACAACACAACATTTGAAGGATTGAACTGGAATGAGCAACGCAATTTCGGCAGCTCTGATAATTCGAATATGCAGATCATGGATGACGGTGCCATGATGATGTGGAGTGATGGTGGTGATGATTTTGCCCGTGGGCAAGGTTTGCCGCAATCTACCACCGGTGGTTTTTCTTATATCAACAAATGGAACAAAGACAAAAACAGCATTAACGGCAGCTACCAGTTTAACGACCAAACAGTGAACGGCCGTAACGGAAGTATTACACAAACGCTGTTACCCGATACAAGCTTCACCAATACCACCACTGAAATATTCAACACATTTCGCCGCAGGAATAAACTGAATCTGCTGTATGATTGGGCAATTGATTCAAGCAGCAGTTTAAAAGTTAAAGCAGGTGGATCAATTGTAAATGGTACCCGGGAAAATGAATTTACCGGTGAATCGATCAGTGAAGACGGACGTACGATCAACGAGCAGAACCGCAGAACAACCGCTGTTACAGAAAACCAGGATTTCACATCGGAATTAAGCTATCGTAAACGCCTGAAAAAAGCAGGACGCACCATCAGCTATACAGGTAATTTCAGTATCAACAATAAGATTGGTGATGGATTCCTGTTTTCAGACAATACATTCTATGATGCGAACGGCCAGCAATCCGGCTTCCAGGAGTTCGATCAAAAGAAAACCAACAATGAGCGTCAACAAGTAATTCAAAACAGTTTAATTTATACTGAGCCACTCAGTAAAACATGGTTTTTGGAATTAACCTATAAAAACAATTTCAGCAGAAATGATGCTGAGCGCAACACCTTAGAGAAACCACTGTCAAACGATAAATACACTGAGATCGTTGATACATTGAGTAATCATTTCCTGTTCCGTACTTCTGATAACAGTGGTGGTTTTTCGTTTCGTTTCAATGGTAAAAAAATCGTTACATCATTTGGTACTGCTGTTGGCTATACCAATTTTAAGCTGGAAGATTTAAATACAACACAAACCAGGAATATTGGATTTACAAACTTATTACCGAGAGCCAGTATCCGCTTCACACCTAAAAAACAAAAGAGCTTTACACTTACGTATAATGGTACAACGCAAAACCCTACCCTTCAGCAAATCAATCCGATCATCGACAATATTGATCCGTTGAATATTACAGTAGGAAACCCGGATCTTAAACAAGCATTCCGTCATAATTTCTCCATTAGCATGAATGATTACAAGATCATCAAGAGCAAACAATTCTATTTGTCAGGTAATTTCTCATTTGTAAACAACGCCATTACTAATTCGAATACTCTTAATATTCTTACAGGTGAGCGAACAAACAAGAGCATTAATACAAATGGAAACTATAATGGTAGTGTTTGGTCGATGTATGGATTTGAAGTAATCAAAGGTGTCAATCTGAATTTCAACGGCAGTGGTAATGTTAGTCGTTTTATTAATGAAGTAAACGGGATCCGCAACGTTAGTGATAACTATAGTGTTGGATTGGGAGTTGGCATGGGAAAATGGGGCGACAAATGGATCAACTTTAATTTTAGTATTGAACCAAGATATAACTATTCAAAATCATCTATTAACAAAGGAATTGTTACCAACTACTGGAGCGCCAGTGCATATCCGTATGTTGACATCAAATTCAAAAAACAAAAACTTTATTTCAACCTGGATGGAAACTTTACCATGTACCAGCAAACAACAACTTTTGCCAATCAGCGAAATGTATTTTTGATCAACGCTGCGGTTCGTAAAACATTTGGTAAAACAGAAGCATTTGAATTGAAATTATCAGTGAACGATCTGTTGAATCAAAACCTGGGTATCAGACGAAGCATCAACAGCAACTTTATTTCAGAAAATACATTCCAGAATATCCGCCGGTTTGGTCTGCTGACGTTCACATGGAATTTTACAAAAAACGGAACACCTTCTAATTTCTAA
- the glgB gene encoding 1,4-alpha-glucan branching protein GlgB, giving the protein MESPKKYEDYHFIDTSKQVWNYSRFEGDDIANFQNGTNYRCDELFGSHKMEVLGTVGYYFAVWAPNATAVFVMGDFNYWNKETHPLYVRLDKSGIWEGFIPDLPQGSSYKYHIHGYAGQKLDKGDPYANYWEVRPNTASRTWQLDHEWKDEGWMEKRKEHNKLDAPWSVYEVHLASWMRPDKNNEEVYHSYDFFRDKLVSYVKEMGFTHVELMPIMEHPFDGSWGYQGAGYFAPTSRYGTPQEFMQLVEAFHNEGIGVILDWVPSHFPYDAHGLFMFDGTHTYEYADMRKGYHPDWNSYIFNYKRGEVKSFLISNAMYWFRKYHIDGIRVDAVSSMLKLNYSRTAGQWEPNEFGGDGNLEAIAFIKELNETIFRDFPDVQTIAEEATDWPGVSKPTFGDGLGFGMKWMMGWMHDTLKYFKQDPLYRQHQQDQFAFSMMYYYDENFMLPLSHDEVVHGKSPMLYKMPGDEWQKFANLRLMYSYMFTHPGGKLLFMGNEYGATSEWNYKTELQWELLEFAPHKGARECVKDLCHLLKSEPALYENQFNQFGFEWIDLNHRSESVIVYRRKGKNPEDDILVVLNMTPVVRSDWKIHVQHKQEWKELFNSNDSKYWGTGDIANPEIGVRVVDGQAGWYELNVNLPALSAILLR; this is encoded by the coding sequence GTGGAATCTCCAAAAAAATACGAAGACTATCATTTCATTGATACATCAAAACAGGTGTGGAATTATTCACGTTTTGAAGGCGACGACATTGCTAACTTTCAAAATGGAACCAACTATCGGTGTGATGAACTCTTCGGTTCACACAAAATGGAAGTGCTGGGAACTGTGGGTTATTATTTTGCCGTATGGGCACCCAATGCAACAGCCGTATTTGTAATGGGCGATTTTAATTATTGGAATAAAGAAACGCATCCGCTCTACGTTCGCTTAGATAAGTCAGGTATTTGGGAAGGTTTTATTCCCGATCTGCCACAAGGCTCTTCGTACAAATATCATATTCATGGATATGCCGGTCAGAAATTAGATAAAGGCGATCCCTATGCAAATTATTGGGAGGTTCGTCCAAACACCGCTTCACGCACCTGGCAACTGGATCATGAATGGAAAGATGAAGGGTGGATGGAGAAGCGCAAAGAACACAATAAACTAGATGCACCGTGGAGTGTGTACGAAGTGCACCTGGCAAGCTGGATGCGCCCCGATAAGAACAATGAAGAAGTTTATCACTCGTATGATTTCTTTCGTGATAAGCTGGTGAGTTATGTAAAAGAAATGGGCTTTACCCATGTGGAGTTAATGCCCATCATGGAACATCCGTTCGATGGGAGTTGGGGTTACCAGGGTGCAGGTTATTTTGCGCCCACATCCCGTTACGGAACACCGCAGGAGTTTATGCAACTGGTGGAAGCGTTTCATAACGAAGGCATCGGTGTAATACTCGATTGGGTGCCATCTCATTTTCCGTACGATGCACATGGTCTTTTTATGTTTGATGGTACACATACCTACGAGTATGCGGATATGCGCAAAGGGTATCATCCGGATTGGAACAGTTATATTTTCAATTACAAGCGTGGTGAAGTAAAGTCATTCCTAATCAGTAATGCCATGTATTGGTTCCGGAAATATCATATTGATGGTATTCGGGTTGATGCGGTTTCGTCCATGCTCAAGCTCAACTATTCCAGAACAGCAGGGCAGTGGGAGCCAAATGAATTTGGGGGAGATGGAAACCTGGAAGCGATTGCCTTTATCAAAGAATTGAACGAAACCATCTTCCGTGACTTCCCCGATGTACAGACGATTGCTGAAGAAGCCACCGATTGGCCGGGTGTAAGTAAGCCCACTTTTGGTGACGGACTCGGATTTGGTATGAAGTGGATGATGGGGTGGATGCACGATACATTGAAGTACTTTAAACAGGATCCATTATACCGCCAACACCAACAGGATCAGTTCGCTTTCAGCATGATGTACTATTATGATGAGAATTTTATGTTACCTCTCAGTCATGATGAAGTAGTGCACGGGAAAAGCCCAATGCTCTATAAAATGCCCGGCGATGAGTGGCAGAAATTTGCTAATCTCCGGTTGATGTACAGCTACATGTTTACCCATCCGGGCGGCAAGTTATTGTTCATGGGAAATGAATATGGTGCCACCAGCGAGTGGAATTACAAAACAGAATTGCAATGGGAATTGCTTGAATTTGCGCCGCATAAAGGGGCAAGGGAATGTGTAAAAGATCTTTGTCACTTGCTGAAATCGGAGCCGGCATTGTACGAGAACCAGTTCAACCAGTTTGGGTTTGAATGGATCGATCTCAATCATCGAAGCGAGTCGGTGATCGTGTATCGTCGAAAAGGCAAAAATCCGGAGGATGATATTTTGGTGGTGCTGAACATGACGCCGGTTGTACGTTCCGACTGGAAAATTCATGTGCAACACAAGCAGGAGTGGAAAGAACTTTTTAACAGCAACGATTCCAAATACTGGGGAACCGGAGATATCGCAAATCCTGAAATTGGCGTTCGGGTGGTAGATGGGCAAGCCGGCTGGTACGAGTTGAATGTGAACCTGCCAGCCCTGTCGGCAATTTTACTAAGGTAA
- a CDS encoding tetratricopeptide repeat protein: MKTRLFITATILLLSYGSFAQNRDSSNAVLQRAIIAKQERRMQLAMNLFEQAVKWDTSNVEALKSMGEWGIESRNYRQAVEAFTRWHNLEPNNESTFQQLANLYFNMGRYQDALNFTAKWEKAHKDKPMHYITGMCNYYLEDYPQAINRLLHAMETDTSNPVLFYTLGRSYLEMERYKQAIPYYQKAANADPKNARYVFEMAMVYYAIPDDKNAIAMFELAAQRGWAQNADFFESVAYCYMNLGNFAKSTEYLEKSIEKRPHSQTVRYALAESQYKGGRYQDAINNWDMVLQTDNKNARALYMIGMAYQKMGQKDKGMALCDKAIEMDPSLNSLKQKKMDMGM; this comes from the coding sequence ATGAAAACCCGGTTATTCATCACCGCAACTATTTTACTACTCTCATACGGTTCGTTTGCACAGAACCGTGACAGTTCCAACGCAGTTTTACAAAGAGCGATCATCGCTAAACAGGAAAGACGCATGCAACTTGCAATGAACCTGTTTGAACAGGCTGTGAAATGGGATACCAGCAATGTGGAAGCTTTGAAATCAATGGGCGAGTGGGGCATTGAGAGCCGCAACTACCGTCAGGCAGTTGAAGCATTCACCCGCTGGCATAATCTGGAACCAAACAATGAATCAACATTTCAGCAATTGGCCAATCTGTATTTCAACATGGGCCGCTACCAGGATGCATTGAACTTTACTGCAAAATGGGAGAAGGCGCATAAGGATAAACCAATGCACTATATCACCGGTATGTGCAATTACTATCTGGAAGATTATCCGCAGGCAATTAATCGCTTGTTACATGCAATGGAAACAGATACATCAAACCCTGTTTTGTTTTACACACTTGGCAGAAGCTATTTAGAAATGGAGCGTTACAAGCAAGCCATTCCGTATTATCAGAAAGCAGCGAATGCAGATCCGAAAAATGCACGTTATGTATTTGAAATGGCGATGGTGTATTATGCCATTCCTGATGATAAAAATGCAATTGCCATGTTTGAACTGGCAGCACAGCGTGGCTGGGCACAGAACGCTGATTTTTTCGAAAGTGTAGCTTATTGCTATATGAATCTTGGAAATTTTGCAAAGTCAACCGAATACCTTGAGAAATCAATTGAGAAACGTCCACATAGTCAAACTGTACGATATGCTTTGGCAGAATCGCAATACAAGGGTGGCCGCTATCAAGATGCCATCAATAATTGGGACATGGTTTTGCAGACCGATAATAAAAATGCACGTGCATTGTATATGATCGGTATGGCCTATCAAAAAATGGGACAGAAGGATAAAGGCATGGCACTTTGCGATAAAGCCATTGAAATGGATCCATCATTGAACAGTCTGAAACAGAAAAAAATGGACATGGGCATGTAA
- a CDS encoding type 1 glutamine amidotransferase: MADVKQVRVAILDLYEGHVNQGMRCIREILNLFADHYHLQLIWDEFDVRRKNEVPDLSYDVFISSGGPGSPLESEGMEWENTFFNWISQVKMWNENPLQEQKKHVFFICHSFQLACRYFKIGNVCARKSTAFGVFPVHFISGAEEEAVFNGLRDPFYAVDSRDYQVVQPDHKQLKQIGATLLCIEKERPHVPFERAIMGVRFNQYMIGTQFHPEADAVGMSMYLQTEEKRKTVIDNYGFDKWKSMIEHLDDPDKILFTYSHILPNFLHHAVLSEDSVAV; the protein is encoded by the coding sequence ATGGCTGATGTTAAGCAGGTACGTGTTGCAATTCTTGATTTGTATGAGGGGCATGTGAACCAGGGCATGCGTTGTATCCGGGAAATACTCAACCTGTTTGCCGATCATTATCATCTTCAATTAATATGGGATGAATTTGATGTACGCCGCAAAAACGAAGTGCCCGATCTCAGCTACGATGTATTTATTTCTTCAGGCGGCCCGGGTAGTCCATTGGAAAGTGAAGGGATGGAATGGGAGAACACGTTTTTCAATTGGATATCACAGGTGAAAATGTGGAATGAGAATCCGCTGCAAGAACAAAAGAAGCATGTGTTTTTTATTTGTCATTCCTTTCAGTTGGCTTGTCGTTATTTCAAAATCGGAAATGTATGTGCTCGTAAGTCAACTGCGTTCGGTGTGTTTCCTGTTCATTTTATTTCCGGTGCTGAGGAAGAAGCTGTGTTTAATGGATTACGAGATCCATTCTATGCAGTTGACAGCCGTGATTACCAGGTTGTACAACCCGATCATAAACAACTGAAGCAAATTGGTGCAACCTTGTTATGCATTGAAAAAGAGCGGCCGCATGTTCCGTTTGAACGGGCTATTATGGGTGTGCGTTTCAATCAATACATGATCGGTACACAGTTTCATCCCGAAGCAGATGCTGTTGGTATGAGCATGTATCTGCAAACAGAAGAGAAACGTAAAACAGTGATCGATAACTACGGGTTTGATAAATGGAAGAGTATGATCGAACATCTTGATGATCCCGATAAAATTCTTTTCACCTATTCGCACATACTGCCGAATTTTTTACATCATGCTGTGCTTTCTGAAGATTCGGTTGCAGTATAA